A window of the Desulfovibrio sp. UIB00 genome harbors these coding sequences:
- a CDS encoding glycosyl transferase family 1, whose amino-acid sequence MSVKQPLYLAVSLDVEEEGLFGGRYARRGFSTRNTASLRALTPFCTMGVRPTLFCAHSVLADKTSHETLAWLRDEHHAEIGVHLHHWNTPPLALDGSEQTLSDMTDSVPAAALSNDLFAAKLAALMEAGRAVQSAPLTSFRMGRWDLHRQHWHLLAAAGILCDASVRPLHCAPTPMQGPDHFDAPGTPYWVSVGEDNIFEVPLTVTPLIPQLPALLRSVSGPAGKKIRASLKSWGALALLPVYHPLWAMCAITKVFTARGGRVLSLTWHSSEMMPGGTPHLPDATAVARFTRKVADWLNWLHSHYSVRCVTMDELRCELGPTAPTLLGKGDWTGESTSP is encoded by the coding sequence ATGAGCGTCAAACAGCCGCTCTATCTGGCCGTCAGTCTGGACGTTGAAGAAGAAGGCCTCTTTGGCGGACGCTACGCCCGCCGTGGCTTTTCCACGCGCAACACCGCCAGCCTGAGAGCCTTGACCCCTTTCTGCACCATGGGCGTGCGCCCCACGCTCTTCTGCGCTCACAGCGTATTGGCTGATAAAACATCCCACGAGACCCTGGCATGGCTGCGAGACGAACACCATGCTGAAATTGGCGTGCACCTGCACCACTGGAACACGCCGCCTCTGGCGCTGGACGGGTCGGAGCAAACCCTGTCCGACATGACCGACAGCGTGCCCGCTGCAGCACTGTCCAACGATCTGTTCGCCGCCAAACTCGCGGCCCTTATGGAGGCTGGCCGTGCAGTGCAGAGCGCGCCGCTCACTTCCTTTCGCATGGGCAGATGGGATCTGCACCGCCAGCACTGGCATCTTCTGGCCGCCGCAGGTATTCTTTGCGATGCCTCAGTGCGCCCCCTGCACTGCGCCCCCACGCCTATGCAGGGCCCCGACCATTTTGACGCGCCAGGCACTCCATACTGGGTTTCGGTTGGAGAGGACAATATTTTTGAAGTTCCCCTCACAGTGACCCCCCTCATTCCGCAGCTTCCGGCCTTGTTGCGCAGCGTGTCCGGCCCGGCTGGCAAAAAAATACGCGCCAGCCTGAAAAGCTGGGGAGCACTGGCTCTGCTGCCTGTTTACCATCCTCTGTGGGCCATGTGTGCCATTACAAAAGTCTTTACGGCCCGTGGCGGACGGGTGCTTTCCCTGACCTGGCATTCATCAGAAATGATGCCCGGCGGCACGCCTCACCTGCCTGACGCCACAGCAGTGGCGCGCTTCACACGCAAAGTTGCCGACTGGCTCAACTGGCTGCACAGTCATTACAGTGTGCGGTGCGTGACCATGGACGAACTGCGCTGCGAGCTTGGGCCAACCGCCCCCACGTTGTTGGGCAAGGGCGACTGGACCGGGGAATCTACAAGTCCATAG
- a CDS encoding glycosyltransferase produces MDALPVVAYVLLWFPLSSETFIFREVVQLMARGLPVRAYTMYGKSLSGCSEEMRKFTGPVERMGVGGTVRILRAFMRALSRNPLKVWNLMRKGFFHRMRNMESLGENLWCFMAGFLLAELCVRDGVKLIHAPWANGPATASWVASRLTGIPFAFTGRAGDIYPEDGLLREKSADALFIRTNNHANVSWLRNFCPVGQEHKVHAIYNSLTFTPKGQCAVSMRPPYRLLAVGRFARTKGFPDLLSAMARLQRENVPVTLTLVGNGRWRLKLMGMRDRLGLKNIVHMPGFIPHDQICGYMLDHDMLIMPSVVHFNGDRDGIPNVIMEALSHRMPVIATDVCGISEVIINGETGLLTPQRNPRALADAVRHMVEDREHASRMAEAGRARVEEMFDRENNITALLRLYVDESRRYWSHSGGQTRSIAEDDIPAAMKAGAAGHA; encoded by the coding sequence ATGGACGCCTTGCCGGTTGTTGCCTATGTTCTGCTTTGGTTTCCCCTCTCCTCCGAAACGTTCATCTTTCGCGAGGTTGTGCAGCTTATGGCGCGGGGATTGCCTGTGCGCGCCTATACCATGTATGGGAAAAGCCTGAGCGGCTGTAGCGAAGAAATGCGCAAGTTTACCGGGCCTGTGGAACGCATGGGCGTTGGCGGCACAGTGCGCATTCTCCGGGCTTTCATGCGTGCCCTTTCACGCAATCCGCTCAAGGTCTGGAACCTCATGCGCAAGGGATTTTTCCACCGAATGCGCAACATGGAATCCCTGGGTGAAAACCTGTGGTGCTTCATGGCGGGCTTTTTGCTCGCCGAATTGTGCGTGAGGGATGGCGTCAAGCTTATTCACGCCCCGTGGGCCAACGGCCCGGCAACGGCATCATGGGTGGCTTCGCGTCTTACAGGTATTCCCTTTGCTTTTACGGGACGCGCTGGCGACATCTACCCGGAAGACGGCCTGCTGCGGGAAAAATCCGCAGATGCGCTCTTCATCCGCACCAACAATCACGCCAATGTGAGCTGGCTGCGCAACTTCTGCCCTGTTGGGCAGGAGCATAAAGTACACGCCATTTACAACAGCCTTACATTTACCCCCAAGGGGCAGTGTGCAGTCAGCATGCGCCCTCCTTACCGTTTGCTGGCGGTGGGGCGCTTTGCGCGCACCAAGGGTTTCCCCGACCTGCTCTCGGCCATGGCGCGCCTGCAAAGAGAAAACGTACCTGTGACCCTTACCCTCGTGGGCAACGGCCGCTGGCGGCTCAAGCTTATGGGTATGCGTGACCGACTGGGCCTTAAAAATATCGTGCACATGCCCGGCTTTATCCCGCATGATCAGATCTGCGGCTACATGCTCGACCACGACATGCTCATCATGCCGAGTGTTGTCCATTTCAACGGCGACCGCGACGGTATCCCCAACGTGATCATGGAAGCTCTCTCGCACCGCATGCCTGTCATTGCCACAGACGTGTGCGGCATCTCCGAAGTGATAATCAACGGAGAAACCGGCCTGCTTACCCCGCAGCGCAACCCGCGCGCTCTTGCCGACGCCGTACGGCATATGGTTGAAGACCGGGAACACGCAAGCCGCATGGCCGAGGCAGGCCGCGCCCGCGTTGAAGAAATGTTTGACCGGGAAAACAACATCACGGCTCTGTTGCGCCTTTATGTGGATGAAAGCCGTCGTTACTGGAGCCATTCCGGTGGACAGACCCGAAGCATTGCAGAGGACGACATCCCCGCCGCCATGAAAGCCGGAGCGGCAGGTCACGCATGA
- a CDS encoding aminotransferase class I/II-fold pyridoxal phosphate-dependent enzyme, with protein MKNNHSYQAGQEAVQTPAAAESSASGFNRTRSKLAFDRLVEMGAKMGMENPLFLCHERAAKATTFISGKEYLNFSTYDYLDINAHPEITAAVSEAAAIYGTSAGASRLVGGERPPHRELERAFADLYGVEDCIIYVSGHATNVSTLGFLFGHRDAIFHDGLAHNSLVQGARLSGASRYSYAHNDCDALEEMLKAKRAEHKRAVIVTEGLFSMDGNIPDLPRIIELKKRYDCMLLVDEAHSLGVLGATGRGAHEHFNIDPTDVDMWMSTLSKSMCGCGGFIAGSHELIEFLKYGSPGFVFSVGMPPIIAVACHKALDIMLREPERVHKLQKISHFFVDYAASIGLDTGAAQGYAVVPVMVGDPMVAGFLSNALFKRGIYVMPITFPAVKEGTDRLRFFLSAAHTEEHIRTALDAVKEEIPKAWAIVDDYKRQNASESGQA; from the coding sequence ATGAAGAACAACCATTCCTATCAGGCTGGCCAAGAGGCGGTGCAAACTCCCGCCGCCGCCGAAAGCAGCGCTTCCGGATTTAACCGCACGCGTTCCAAGCTCGCCTTTGATCGGCTTGTGGAAATGGGAGCCAAGATGGGGATGGAAAATCCTCTGTTTCTTTGCCATGAGCGTGCGGCCAAGGCCACCACGTTCATTTCCGGCAAAGAATATCTCAATTTTTCCACATACGACTATCTGGATATCAACGCTCACCCCGAGATCACCGCTGCCGTCAGCGAAGCCGCTGCCATTTACGGCACCTCTGCTGGCGCCAGCCGCCTGGTCGGCGGCGAACGTCCGCCACACCGTGAGCTTGAGCGCGCCTTTGCCGACCTGTACGGAGTGGAAGACTGCATCATTTATGTGAGCGGGCACGCCACCAACGTCTCCACCCTTGGCTTTCTTTTCGGCCACCGCGACGCCATCTTCCACGATGGCCTGGCTCACAACTCACTGGTTCAGGGCGCGCGTCTTTCCGGCGCATCGCGCTACTCATACGCCCACAACGATTGCGATGCCCTTGAAGAAATGCTCAAAGCCAAACGCGCCGAGCACAAGCGCGCCGTTATCGTTACCGAAGGCTTGTTCAGCATGGACGGCAACATCCCAGATCTGCCGCGCATCATTGAACTGAAAAAGCGTTACGACTGCATGCTGCTTGTGGACGAAGCCCACTCCCTTGGCGTGCTTGGCGCAACGGGCCGGGGCGCGCACGAACATTTCAATATTGATCCCACCGATGTGGACATGTGGATGAGCACGCTCTCCAAATCCATGTGCGGTTGCGGCGGCTTCATTGCCGGCAGCCATGAGCTGATCGAATTCCTCAAGTACGGTTCGCCGGGCTTTGTTTTCAGCGTGGGCATGCCCCCCATTATCGCCGTGGCCTGCCACAAGGCTCTGGACATCATGCTGCGCGAACCCGAACGGGTGCACAAGCTACAGAAGATTTCGCACTTCTTTGTGGACTACGCCGCCAGCATTGGCCTTGATACGGGCGCGGCCCAAGGCTATGCCGTTGTGCCGGTCATGGTGGGCGACCCCATGGTGGCGGGCTTTTTGTCCAACGCACTGTTCAAGCGCGGCATCTATGTGATGCCCATCACCTTCCCTGCTGTCAAAGAAGGCACAGACCGTCTGCGTTTCTTCCTTTCCGCAGCCCATACGGAAGAACATATCCGCACTGCGCTGGATGCCGTGAAGGAAGAAATCCCCAAGGCCTGGGCCATTGTGGACGACTACAAGCGCCAGAACGCCAGCGAGAGCGGGCAGGCGTAA
- a CDS encoding acyltransferase domain-containing protein, whose amino-acid sequence MRQDYENPVPGTMQDEVVLDGVRYANLQQAGQQWRIGAVNPAWRQELLALPANPDAEALGRLEARGLWIAPERADGPPPLAVMCCGLGAVWPGMGRELYDNFPAARAAMDRLAAVADWDVLGLMDETGVEKISLTRWQSPYVFMLEYAQWSVLSSLGLSPSLFCGHSLGELIALCFSGILAPEVAWYILDTRAVHMAELEAGASRETGMMAVHADAEIINEACATWPELYVSNYNTPHQFILSGPRGVLQEARKSLRKRRIPAIVLNVSLAFHHPSMRVLRDISLRRLSALDMSAPERPMLSGITADFYPEDQPSICQYIADLDENSVRWTECVQTMWNREGIRYFLELGPQDTLCSLAADNEPQAKCLTAGRKGKEVEGMRQACAQLYSLGYLRREAVARRMHLAASGGEARLLACKPAPHCGLCPAVAGNVANTCASAASDAPQSSVMETATAELADSAVAASDAAPVMASYAENMAVVLQILAQACGRPVEDLRPEMDLRYDLALRSSRFPHIVQDVEKALGIAVNFEDLLQVSTIGDLGRVLSGGSAFAGQAEHAAERVSATAKLCAEPLRRFAPLKALPAVGSNGELCLEPLLLDPSASGINLQLGDVVLLCVLDAHILPRLLSGIAPLGCVLGVPQPLLERCAPLAKAGANLVPLDIDLGNGDETALAVSQLQTAIADFAQAQGRVDGLFFVPPIPAGIMVAPSADDVPSHAAPERLGALMEAAIAAAVPHGLRFAGNCSVLPPKVENCIFDAPLEKALDAAAHAHDVAVRAIRMLHGPERASLDEWGDMLAREILCGTAEQVLWVRPGSLNGQVVCEEPSVRNVIKENPLRFPLVFPEKQPVYRSTATLFQGACHFSRFADKTLALHGAQPGNCLGADVPRLPVCRSLEAMLESSRQSLPWLTVTGFCDLRFFDAPELPPGITRECRVTAEAEPWLLQEKVMTRMCRSELSVRGLTPNGRHTAQYAPVSEGMVWLAAHRSSVPPLWEEVPAAASVASPALDTGPFYTAAGLGREWRFVESFCMLPNDLFSGAVSLPQTCIAPEADSGYTDDMLVVEGVLQAAWLAITSEYSKDFSDTAALAAAMQEWALHAVGFIRIGPVRADGPLRILMQRSWANARLRRFDAQVIDQEGHVFLTIHHLEFDRGDQAGLSPAMNPSA is encoded by the coding sequence ATGCGTCAGGACTATGAAAATCCAGTACCAGGCACCATGCAAGACGAAGTAGTTCTTGATGGCGTGCGTTATGCCAACCTGCAACAGGCTGGCCAGCAGTGGCGTATCGGTGCCGTCAACCCCGCATGGCGACAGGAATTACTGGCTCTGCCAGCAAATCCCGATGCCGAAGCCCTTGGCAGGCTGGAAGCTCGCGGTCTGTGGATTGCGCCGGAGCGGGCTGACGGCCCGCCGCCTTTGGCGGTGATGTGCTGCGGTCTTGGGGCGGTCTGGCCCGGAATGGGCCGTGAGCTGTACGACAATTTCCCCGCAGCCCGAGCAGCAATGGATCGCCTTGCCGCCGTGGCGGATTGGGACGTGCTTGGCCTCATGGATGAAACGGGCGTGGAGAAAATCAGCCTTACCCGCTGGCAGTCTCCTTACGTATTCATGCTGGAGTACGCCCAGTGGAGCGTGTTGTCTTCGCTGGGGCTGAGCCCCTCGCTTTTTTGCGGCCATAGCCTTGGTGAATTGATCGCTCTCTGTTTTTCAGGCATACTGGCCCCCGAAGTGGCGTGGTATATCCTGGATACGCGCGCCGTACACATGGCTGAACTGGAGGCTGGGGCCTCCCGTGAAACAGGTATGATGGCCGTGCACGCGGACGCCGAGATCATCAACGAAGCCTGCGCCACCTGGCCAGAACTCTATGTTTCCAACTACAACACGCCGCATCAGTTTATTCTGAGCGGCCCTCGCGGTGTGTTGCAGGAAGCCCGCAAGAGCCTGCGCAAACGCCGCATCCCTGCCATTGTTCTCAATGTGAGCCTGGCTTTTCACCATCCCAGCATGCGCGTGTTGCGCGACATTTCTTTGCGCCGTCTGAGCGCACTCGACATGTCTGCGCCCGAAAGACCCATGCTGAGCGGTATTACCGCAGATTTCTACCCTGAAGATCAACCCTCCATCTGCCAGTACATCGCCGATCTTGATGAAAATTCCGTGCGATGGACAGAATGTGTGCAGACCATGTGGAACCGTGAGGGCATCCGGTATTTTCTTGAACTTGGCCCGCAGGATACGCTGTGCAGCCTGGCGGCTGACAATGAGCCGCAGGCAAAATGCCTGACGGCAGGACGCAAGGGGAAAGAAGTAGAGGGCATGCGTCAGGCCTGCGCCCAACTGTATTCACTGGGGTACCTGCGGCGTGAGGCTGTGGCCCGGCGGATGCATCTGGCGGCAAGCGGCGGCGAAGCCCGTTTGTTGGCCTGCAAACCGGCACCACACTGCGGTTTATGCCCTGCTGTGGCTGGCAATGTTGCAAATACCTGCGCTTCGGCGGCGTCAGATGCCCCGCAATCCAGTGTTATGGAAACGGCAACGGCTGAACTCGCTGATTCTGCTGTCGCTGCCTCGGATGCCGCACCTGTAATGGCATCCTATGCCGAAAACATGGCGGTGGTTCTGCAAATTCTGGCTCAGGCCTGCGGCAGGCCGGTTGAAGATCTACGCCCAGAAATGGACTTGCGCTATGATCTTGCCCTGCGCTCCAGCCGCTTTCCCCATATTGTGCAGGATGTGGAAAAGGCCCTTGGCATTGCCGTCAATTTTGAAGACCTGCTGCAGGTATCAACCATCGGTGATCTTGGCCGGGTGCTTTCCGGTGGTTCTGCGTTTGCAGGGCAGGCAGAGCACGCCGCAGAAAGGGTCAGTGCAACCGCAAAGCTTTGCGCGGAGCCTCTGCGCAGGTTTGCCCCCCTTAAAGCTTTGCCCGCAGTTGGGAGCAATGGCGAGCTGTGCCTTGAGCCTCTGCTGCTTGATCCCAGTGCCTCAGGGATAAATCTTCAGCTTGGCGATGTTGTGCTCCTCTGCGTACTGGATGCTCACATATTGCCCCGCCTGCTGAGCGGCATTGCACCCCTGGGATGCGTGCTGGGTGTGCCCCAGCCTCTGCTTGAGCGGTGCGCGCCCCTTGCCAAGGCCGGGGCAAATTTGGTGCCGCTTGATATAGATCTGGGCAATGGCGACGAAACCGCTCTTGCAGTTAGTCAGTTGCAGACGGCCATAGCGGATTTCGCACAGGCACAGGGCCGAGTGGACGGGTTGTTTTTTGTGCCGCCGATCCCGGCTGGCATTATGGTTGCGCCTTCTGCCGATGATGTGCCGTCACATGCTGCGCCGGAGCGGCTTGGCGCGTTGATGGAAGCGGCTATTGCGGCTGCCGTGCCTCATGGCTTGCGCTTTGCTGGCAATTGTTCCGTGCTGCCGCCCAAAGTGGAAAACTGCATTTTTGACGCCCCGTTGGAAAAAGCCCTGGATGCGGCGGCTCACGCCCATGATGTGGCTGTGCGGGCAATTCGCATGTTGCACGGCCCTGAAAGAGCGAGTCTTGACGAATGGGGCGACATGCTGGCGCGTGAAATTCTTTGCGGCACAGCCGAACAGGTGCTCTGGGTGCGGCCTGGATCCTTGAACGGTCAGGTTGTTTGTGAGGAGCCGTCCGTCCGGAACGTCATCAAGGAGAATCCGTTGAGATTCCCGCTGGTGTTTCCTGAAAAACAGCCCGTATACCGCTCAACCGCCACCCTGTTTCAGGGGGCCTGCCATTTTTCGCGTTTTGCCGACAAAACACTGGCCCTGCACGGCGCGCAACCGGGTAACTGCCTTGGAGCGGATGTACCACGTCTGCCGGTTTGCCGCAGTCTGGAGGCCATGCTTGAAAGCTCGAGGCAATCCTTGCCCTGGCTGACAGTCACGGGCTTTTGCGATTTGCGTTTTTTTGATGCGCCGGAATTGCCGCCCGGCATTACTCGCGAATGCCGGGTGACAGCTGAGGCAGAACCCTGGCTGCTGCAGGAAAAAGTCATGACGCGCATGTGCCGCAGTGAGCTTTCAGTGCGCGGCTTGACGCCCAACGGCAGGCATACTGCCCAGTATGCACCGGTAAGCGAGGGAATGGTGTGGCTTGCGGCCCATCGCAGCAGTGTGCCCCCCCTGTGGGAGGAGGTGCCTGCCGCAGCCTCCGTGGCAAGCCCTGCGCTAGACACCGGGCCCTTTTATACTGCTGCCGGGCTGGGGCGCGAGTGGCGTTTTGTGGAAAGCTTCTGTATGTTGCCCAACGACTTGTTTTCTGGCGCGGTGAGTTTGCCCCAGACATGCATTGCCCCCGAAGCTGATTCTGGCTATACTGACGACATGCTTGTGGTGGAGGGCGTATTGCAGGCTGCATGGCTTGCCATAACATCCGAATACTCCAAGGATTTTTCAGATACTGCCGCTCTTGCTGCCGCTATGCAGGAGTGGGCTTTGCATGCCGTGGGCTTTATCCGCATCGGGCCTGTCCGTGCTGATGGCCCCTTGCGCATATTGATGCAACGTTCTTGGGCCAATGCACGGCTGCGTCGTTTTGACGCGCAGGTCATTGATCAGGAAGGGCATGTTTTTTTGACAATTCACCATCTTGAATTTGACCGAGGTGATCAGGCCGGGCTTTCCCCTGCCATGAATCCCTCGGCATAA
- a CDS encoding TolC family protein, with protein sequence MLTAQANLTTRLFLPLLLVAALLSGACSNKAGLKSPELPAKHWLEEAPGVPVENKAKLEAAVPNLYDPKKVFSFEDCVFLTIQQSPALVNSAVNIEIKRLAQTDAVWKYLPEPRMSFTVSNNLTRYNMDNKDTPSDYGQTRFRVGFYAAFPNPMATYFEHKVQSAMVNLAISTHRKAVGKAIGKIGEAYLQLQAQQKIVDAQKELLPLGKELVDYWKKVEAVDGRQGVSLNMAIQHQRELELKLEQTRMKEVMQRTQLKILAGVEPQQRLEVDTKSADSVLAGFDGRKLTWEERWPATEDDLLLRGQVTLGDYNIMVAWAQYMPTMTIALNSYPPSGQYQPPSGAEDTFLHLTFDFPIIDWGRRYRGVQTARMGKAQAFHELARKRTDYSNKWLQSEQRVALAETELKLAKTRLDTASMQYKEAQISFHEGIAQLPDMASKQEDMVQARIAYINAELDYKLAQLEWMDLSNSLAQRFLGLPAKELL encoded by the coding sequence ATGCTCACTGCACAAGCAAACCTTACTACACGTCTTTTTCTGCCGCTACTGCTTGTGGCGGCCCTGCTTTCCGGAGCCTGTTCCAACAAGGCTGGGCTCAAGTCGCCGGAACTTCCCGCCAAGCATTGGCTTGAAGAAGCCCCAGGCGTGCCTGTTGAAAACAAGGCCAAGCTTGAAGCCGCAGTGCCGAACCTCTATGATCCCAAGAAGGTTTTTTCCTTTGAAGATTGCGTGTTTCTGACCATCCAGCAGTCACCTGCCCTGGTCAACAGCGCCGTGAATATTGAAATCAAACGTCTCGCCCAGACAGACGCCGTGTGGAAGTACCTTCCCGAGCCGCGCATGAGTTTTACCGTGTCCAACAACCTGACGCGGTATAATATGGACAATAAAGACACGCCCAGCGATTACGGCCAAACCCGGTTTCGCGTGGGCTTTTATGCCGCCTTCCCCAATCCCATGGCCACCTACTTTGAACACAAGGTGCAGTCGGCCATGGTCAATCTGGCCATCTCCACCCACCGCAAGGCCGTGGGCAAGGCCATTGGCAAGATTGGCGAGGCCTATCTCCAGCTTCAGGCCCAGCAGAAGATTGTGGACGCGCAGAAAGAGCTGCTGCCGCTCGGCAAGGAGCTTGTGGATTACTGGAAGAAGGTTGAGGCTGTTGATGGCCGTCAGGGCGTTTCGCTCAACATGGCCATTCAGCACCAGCGCGAGCTTGAACTCAAGCTGGAGCAGACCCGCATGAAGGAAGTGATGCAGCGCACACAACTCAAGATTCTTGCTGGCGTTGAGCCGCAGCAGAGGCTTGAGGTGGACACCAAGAGCGCTGATTCCGTGCTGGCCGGTTTTGATGGCCGCAAGCTCACCTGGGAAGAACGTTGGCCTGCCACAGAAGATGACCTGCTGCTGCGTGGCCAGGTGACTTTGGGCGATTACAACATTATGGTCGCGTGGGCACAGTATATGCCGACCATGACCATTGCGCTGAATAGCTATCCTCCGTCAGGACAGTATCAGCCTCCGAGCGGTGCTGAAGACACCTTTTTGCATCTGACGTTTGACTTCCCGATTATCGACTGGGGTCGCAGGTACCGTGGTGTACAGACTGCCCGCATGGGCAAGGCCCAGGCCTTCCACGAGCTGGCCCGCAAGCGTACGGACTACTCCAACAAATGGCTCCAGAGCGAGCAGCGGGTAGCCTTGGCCGAAACGGAACTCAAGCTTGCCAAGACCCGTCTGGACACAGCCAGCATGCAGTACAAGGAAGCCCAGATTTCTTTCCACGAAGGCATTGCGCAGCTGCCCGACATGGCCTCCAAGCAGGAGGACATGGTTCAGGCGCGCATTGCCTACATCAATGCCGAGCTTGACTATAAGCTGGCCCAGCTTGAGTGGATGGACCTGTCAAATTCTCTGGCCCAGCGCTTCCTCGGCCTGCCTGCTAAGGAGCTGCTGTAA
- a CDS encoding efflux RND transporter periplasmic adaptor subunit gives MSAVTLLAAFLIFQGAVSAAENGSIGAGATILTGKVVTTVTRAVPVPFNAVVDEVMVKPGEAIAKGAPLMRYHLQEEAERVLQREVTTGAATEGLRGQVLDLDRKLAETAAQRNKARQLAASGLGSAQASSRLEDDVHSLKRRIELLTATIQKSEQNFAARLEELSGYFGTTIKEGERLPATLTLTSPIDGYVLSLDSTLNPGSLLAAGTTPVRVGRLDPVLIQVPVYEAEISGIKAGDSVEVEIPSLNNKKFNGTVNEISWVSNDMSVSNPSYYTVELTVPNPGLELKPGFKAVVRFKGSR, from the coding sequence TTGTCTGCTGTCACGCTACTTGCTGCTTTTTTGATATTTCAGGGTGCAGTCTCTGCTGCGGAGAATGGTTCCATAGGCGCTGGCGCGACCATTCTGACCGGCAAGGTCGTTACAACGGTCACGCGCGCCGTGCCTGTGCCGTTTAACGCTGTTGTGGATGAAGTGATGGTCAAGCCCGGCGAAGCCATTGCCAAAGGTGCGCCGCTGATGCGTTACCACCTTCAGGAAGAAGCCGAGCGGGTGCTGCAACGAGAAGTGACCACCGGGGCTGCTACCGAGGGCCTTAGAGGACAGGTGCTTGATCTTGACCGCAAGCTTGCAGAAACTGCCGCCCAGCGCAACAAGGCCCGCCAGCTTGCAGCCTCGGGGCTAGGCTCTGCCCAAGCTTCCAGCCGACTGGAAGACGATGTTCACTCCCTGAAGCGCCGCATTGAACTTTTGACTGCGACCATTCAGAAGTCTGAACAGAATTTCGCCGCCCGACTCGAGGAACTGAGCGGCTATTTCGGCACAACCATCAAGGAAGGCGAGCGCCTGCCTGCGACACTTACGCTTACCTCTCCCATTGACGGTTATGTGCTGTCGCTTGACTCCACGCTCAATCCTGGATCCCTGTTGGCCGCTGGCACCACGCCCGTGCGCGTGGGGCGGCTTGATCCCGTGCTGATCCAGGTGCCCGTCTACGAAGCCGAGATCAGCGGCATCAAGGCTGGAGACTCGGTGGAAGTTGAAATTCCTTCGCTGAACAACAAAAAGTTCAACGGTACAGTGAATGAAATTTCCTGGGTTTCTAATGATATGAGCGTTTCAAATCCTTCATATTACACGGTGGAGCTTACTGTTCCCAATCCTGGTCTGGAACTCAAGCCTGGGTTCAAGGCTGTGGTGCGCTTCAAAGGGAGCAGGTAA